In one window of Methanosarcina vacuolata Z-761 DNA:
- a CDS encoding tetratricopeptide repeat protein: protein MSESLRDSAERQFQKTLSLMQEGKLEEALKELEQAEETAKFLLKDPKNEFFQSNFQKSFDDVFTLGYNLHKIGRFSQAQNFYELSLLISQKLLNNDPENIAYQSYVGGTLNNLGNLLSDMGRIEEAKQRYEKALEMRQKLLKNGPENVSYQSYVGKTLNNLGNLLKNMGLVEEAKQRYEKALIIYEKLLESDSENVSYQSYVGMILNNLGTLLSEMGFIEEAKQRYEKTLEIYEKLPENVSYQSYVGTTLNNLGNLLSDIGLIEEAKQRYEKALKMRQKLLNNDPKNIAYQSDVAMTLNNLGNLLKNMGLVEEAKQRYEEALEIYEKLLESDPENVSYQFYIGGTLSNSGALLSNMGFIEEAKQRYEKALEIYTEPMQYLTIGRKTHSIMKLIELNTEQAKKDNQYDQMRCLKEAVELCKKYQDFFIKYELKHERELVTGAGLSAYIDFLLKNIRAEPNTGKRAGEYKKAIKAVEELKSVEEDEAVSKLCDSTSYYLSGRKLVNEALSSKQPNLELLNQAIEQFKKATETYEKANVCYCVYTGLFEILTEIEKSKEVDVPRLKNVVEEVTRTLSDDDNPSICASFMDLPQIFEEKDCKTRDKLLFDFLEKINSIEYRPLENLFEYIHRRTKDYFEEPFNPIKLIYENWKLKVIFDDPEKVKSKLTIKAGNRTLFNKFLTSEEKENNSLEIDYLEKKYFPEGKDEITFSVRGQKKPVIKSIDYFESIQGNKKIRILQHDCCNNSFEGSNLRIAAVQLKYHAYEEDSIVKLTADEAYYRKIMAILEAVKEKADILVFPEFSIPFEYLEDIQQYADENGVIVVAGSHYVQEKNLEKYGKLFIREFREEDLRKNISPIVIPDSKIIHNEKALAARDERGCGFEEGMEAGEVNHILKLREDLRVGVMICYEYVTDDLRKRLIRACDVILVPQTNPSPKIFYRKANSELNIQLCAGNRAHVMVNGIYTWGKDKTTIHGGSTGVVLTLDKHSYSKLGENETVIEPVDGVMEQFVYIMSINTDFNTSRDTQTGQEPITLKLIHIFEEAEIPDKLKEKGREFVEIINRINSCNDHNALKCMLIKERGSIEKKTDDVETSLIKQFSPLTNKHIQNLDERKIEELKEKCLFLVIPNN, encoded by the coding sequence ATGTCAGAGAGTTTGAGAGATTCAGCAGAAAGACAATTTCAAAAGACTTTATCTTTAATGCAAGAAGGCAAATTAGAAGAAGCTTTAAAAGAACTTGAACAAGCCGAAGAAACCGCAAAGTTTCTCTTAAAAGATCCCAAAAACGAATTTTTTCAGTCAAACTTCCAGAAGAGCTTTGACGATGTTTTCACTCTTGGGTATAACTTACATAAAATAGGACGTTTCTCTCAAGCGCAAAATTTCTACGAACTATCTCTATTGATCTCTCAAAAACTCCTCAATAACGATCCCGAAAATATAGCTTACCAATCTTACGTAGGAGGGACACTAAACAATTTAGGAAACTTGCTTTCTGATATGGGACGCATTGAAGAGGCAAAACAAAGGTATGAAAAAGCACTCGAAATGAGGCAAAAACTACTCAAAAACGGCCCCGAAAACGTATCTTACCAATCTTACGTAGGAAAGACACTAAACAATTTGGGAAACTTGCTTAAAAATATGGGGCTCGTTGAAGAGGCGAAACAAAGGTACGAAAAAGCACTCATAATCTATGAAAAACTACTCGAAAGCGACTCCGAAAACGTATCTTACCAGTCTTACGTAGGAATGATACTAAATAATTTAGGTACCTTGCTTTCTGAGATGGGGTTCATTGAAGAGGCAAAACAAAGGTATGAAAAAACACTCGAGATCTATGAAAAACTACCCGAAAACGTATCTTACCAATCTTATGTAGGAACGACACTAAACAATTTAGGAAACTTGCTTTCTGATATTGGGCTCATTGAAGAGGCGAAACAAAGGTACGAAAAAGCACTCAAAATGAGGCAAAAACTCCTCAATAACGACCCCAAAAACATAGCTTACCAATCAGATGTAGCAATGACACTAAACAATTTAGGAAACTTGCTTAAAAATATGGGGCTCGTTGAAGAGGCGAAACAAAGGTACGAAGAAGCACTCGAAATCTATGAAAAACTACTCGAAAGCGACCCCGAAAACGTATCTTACCAATTTTACATAGGAGGGACACTGAGCAATTCAGGTGCCTTGCTTTCTAATATGGGATTCATTGAAGAGGCGAAACAAAGGTACGAAAAAGCACTCGAAATTTACACCGAACCTATGCAATACCTGACGATAGGTAGAAAGACCCATTCGATAATGAAACTTATTGAGTTAAATACAGAACAGGCAAAAAAAGACAATCAATATGATCAGATGAGATGCCTGAAAGAAGCAGTCGAGCTGTGCAAAAAATATCAGGATTTTTTTATTAAATATGAGCTGAAGCACGAAAGAGAACTGGTTACTGGGGCAGGGCTGAGTGCATATATTGACTTTCTGCTCAAGAACATCAGAGCTGAGCCCAATACAGGAAAACGTGCAGGTGAATATAAAAAAGCTATAAAAGCAGTTGAAGAGCTAAAATCTGTTGAAGAAGACGAGGCTGTTTCAAAACTATGTGATTCGACCTCATATTACCTTTCTGGAAGAAAACTTGTAAATGAAGCACTTTCTTCAAAGCAACCTAATCTGGAGCTGCTCAATCAGGCAATAGAACAGTTTAAAAAAGCAACTGAAACTTATGAAAAAGCAAACGTTTGCTATTGCGTCTATACCGGGCTGTTTGAAATTCTAACGGAAATTGAAAAATCTAAAGAAGTTGATGTGCCAAGATTAAAGAATGTTGTAGAGGAGGTTACCAGAACTCTGTCTGATGATGATAATCCAAGCATCTGCGCTTCATTTATGGACCTCCCACAGATTTTTGAAGAAAAAGATTGTAAAACTAGGGATAAACTTCTTTTTGATTTCTTGGAAAAAATTAATTCAATTGAATATCGGCCTCTTGAAAACCTTTTTGAGTATATTCACAGGAGAACAAAGGACTATTTTGAAGAGCCTTTCAACCCTATCAAGCTGATCTACGAAAATTGGAAACTCAAAGTTATCTTTGATGACCCTGAAAAAGTAAAAAGCAAGTTAACAATCAAAGCAGGAAACAGAACGCTTTTTAACAAATTCCTTACCTCCGAAGAAAAAGAAAACAATTCTCTTGAAATTGATTATCTTGAAAAAAAATATTTCCCGGAAGGAAAAGACGAAATTACTTTCAGCGTAAGAGGGCAGAAAAAACCAGTCATAAAGTCAATTGATTATTTTGAGAGCATACAAGGAAATAAGAAAATTCGGATATTACAACATGACTGCTGCAATAACTCTTTTGAAGGTTCTAATTTACGAATTGCGGCTGTGCAATTGAAATATCATGCTTATGAAGAAGATTCCATTGTGAAACTTACGGCTGATGAAGCTTATTACAGGAAAATAATGGCAATTCTTGAAGCTGTGAAGGAAAAAGCTGACATTTTGGTATTCCCTGAGTTTTCTATACCTTTTGAATATCTCGAAGATATACAGCAATATGCCGATGAAAATGGGGTTATTGTCGTTGCAGGCAGCCACTATGTTCAGGAAAAGAACCTTGAGAAGTATGGAAAACTGTTCATCCGCGAGTTTAGAGAAGAAGATTTAAGGAAAAATATCTCTCCTATTGTGATTCCTGATTCTAAAATCATACACAATGAAAAAGCGCTGGCAGCAAGGGATGAAAGAGGATGCGGTTTTGAGGAAGGTATGGAAGCAGGTGAAGTGAACCACATTCTCAAACTTAGAGAAGACCTTAGAGTGGGGGTTATGATCTGTTATGAGTATGTGACTGATGATTTGAGAAAGCGTTTGATACGTGCCTGCGACGTAATCCTTGTGCCTCAGACAAATCCATCTCCAAAGATATTTTATAGAAAAGCAAACAGTGAGCTCAATATCCAGCTTTGTGCTGGAAACCGGGCACACGTTATGGTAAATGGAATCTATACCTGGGGAAAGGATAAAACAACAATACATGGAGGGTCTACTGGAGTTGTTTTAACACTTGACAAGCACTCGTACTCAAAACTTGGGGAGAATGAAACCGTCATAGAGCCAGTTGACGGCGTAATGGAACAATTTGTATATATAATGTCAATAAATACGGATTTTAATACATCAAGGGATACTCAGACAGGGCAGGAGCCAATAACCTTAAAGCTCATCCACATTTTTGAAGAAGCTGAAATTCCCGATAAATTAAAAGAAAAAGGCAGGGAATTTGTGGAAATAATTAACAGAATAAACTCCTGTAATGATCATAATGCATTGAAATGCATGCTTATAAAAGAAAGGGGAAGTATTGAGAAAAAAACAGATGATGTTGAAACGTCCCTAATAAAACAATTCTCTCCTTTAACAAACAAACATATTCAGAATCTTGATGAACGTAAAATTGAAGAATTAAAAGAAAAATGCCTTTTTCTTGTTATCCCTAATAATTAA